The genome window GGTTCGATTCAGTGCCTCTAGGCATTCTGAGGCAGTTGCGTTCGGACAAACTTAGCTTGCACCACTCGCGCTCAACCGGATTGGACGCGATCCATGTTGGCGTGCTGGCACGGGCAAGACAATTTCGCTAGTCGGAGTGCTCGCGATCGCAGTTGAGGGTGTCAAAATAGAAGGCGATTGCGCACGGGCTGCTCGAACTCACCATAGTGAAAGCAGCAGCACCTGTCAGAATCTTCTCTTCTTCAAAACCATTGACAACCGATCGGTAAATAATACCCTTAGTACGCGATTGCGTTATACATGCAAGTTCCTTCTCCAAGCGTCATGTCAGAAGTACAGATAACCGCCGCCGAGGTGTCCGGACTCGCACCGACTTTGACAGTTGCAACCTTCGAAGTAAGAGGTATGAAGTGTGCGGGGTGCGTCAGTGCTGTCGAGCGACAAATTGCGCAGCAACCTGGGGTCGTATCGGCAGCCGTCAATTTGGTGACAGCTTCGGCTGTGGTTCAGTACGATTCCCATCTCGGCAATCCGCAACAAATTGCCGACAAGCTGACTGCGACCGGATTTACAACACAGCCGCGAAGGAGTGACGGTTCGGACGAGCGCACCGATCCAGCAGTGCGTCGCGCTGCCGAACGACGCCAGCAGGCACGTCAGCTCGCGATCGCGGCAGCGCTGATCGGACTGTCGGCGATCGGCCACCTCAAGCATTGGGGCGGTCCAGAAATTCCCGTGTTGAGCAATATCTGGGCTCATTGGGGCTTGGCGACGCTAGCATTCCTCGGTCCCGGTCGCGCGATCGTGGTCGACGGCGCGCGCAGTCTCTGGCACGGATTGCCGAATATGAACGCGCTGGTGGGCTTGGGGACGACGAGTGCGTATTTGGCCAGCTGCGTGGCACTGGTGCTGCCCGGGCTCGGTTGGGACTGTTTTTTCGACGAACCCGTGATGCTGCTGGGCTTCATTTTGCTGGGACGCACCTTAGAAAGTCGAGCGCGCGGGCGGGCGTCGGCAGCACTGGAGGCGCTGCTATCGCTCCAGCCACCGGCCGCACAACTGGTCAACCAGCCCGATCCAAGCGTGCCGGCACTGCCGGTGCCGGTAGGACAAGTGCGGGCCGGCGACTGGGTCCGCATCTTGCCCGGCGAGAAGATTCCTGTCGATGGCGATCTTGCCTCCGGGCAAACAACCGTCGATGAGTCGATGCTGACGGGCGAGCCGATGCCGATCGCTAAGGGGCCGGGCGATCGCCTGGCAGCCGGGACACTGAATCAATCGGGGGCGATCGTCGTGCGGGCGACGCAGGTCGGAGGCGACACGACGCTGGCGAAGATCGTCGCGGCCGTGGAAGACGCGCAGGTGCGCAAAGCGCCGGTTCAGCAACTTGCCGACGCGGTTGCAGGGTATTTTGCCTACGGTGTCATGGCAATCGCTGCCCTGACATTCGGATTTTGGTATCTCTTCGGCACGCGCGTGTGGAGCGATGCGATCGCTGCCGGGCCGTTGGCAGACGTTGCTTCGCCGTTGCTGCTGAGTTTGCGGTTGGCGATCGCGGTGTTGGTGGTGGCGTGTCCCTGTGCGTTGGGACTGGCAACGCCGACGGCGATCTTGGTCGGCACGAGCTTGGGAGCCCAGCGCGGATTGTTGATCAAAGGCGGCGACGTGTTGGAGCGCGTGCGGCACCTCAACTCAATTGCTTTCGATAAAACCGGCACGCTGACGGAAGGGCGACCGACGGTAACGGACGTCGTCGTTGATGGCATGGAGATCGGCGACAATGCAGAGCGCGATCGGGTGCTGCAGCTGGCAGCAATCGCTGAAAGTGGGACGCATCATCCACTGGCCGCCGCGATCGTGGCAGCAGCGACCGAACGCAACCTCAAAATCTCCGGCGGTGCGGAGTTTTATACAGAAGCCGGCGCGGGGGTCGCGGCCACCGCGAGTGACCAGCGCGCTTGCGTCGGCACGGCAGATTGGCTGCAGTCCAGGGGCATCCCGATCGCACCTCACCTAGAGGCACGGGTGCGAGAGCTGGCGGCAGCTGGCAAGACGATCGCCTACGTAGCAGCAGACGGCGAAGCCATTGGCGCCATTGCTTTAGAAGATCGCTTGCGTCCCGATGCCAAGGCAACGATCGCGCGGTTGCAAGCGGCAGGACTGAAAACGCTTTTGCTGACTGGCGATACACCTGCAGCTGCCCGAATGATCGCCGCACAAGCCGGCATCGACCCCGAAAACACGATTGCGGGTCTGCGTCCGGCAGAGAAAGCCGAGCACATCCGAAACTGGCAAGCCGATGGCACGACCGTTGCGATGGTAGGCGACGGCATCAACGACGCTCCTGCACTGGCGCAAGCCGAGATCGGCATTGCCCTCAAAAATGGCACGGACGTTGCTATCGAAACAGCTGCAATCGTGTTGATGCGCGATCGCTTAACGGACGTAGTAGCAGCAATAGAACTGAGTCGGGCAACTCTAGGCAAGATCCGGCAAAACCTGTTTTGGGCGCTCGGCTATAACGCCATTGCCATTCCAGCAGCAGCAGGTGTTTTCCTCCCTCAATTCCATATCGCCCTGGGTCCGGCAGCAGCAGGCGGCTTTATGGCGTTCAGCTCTGTCATGGTCGTGACGAACTCCCTGTTGTTGAGGCGTTGGCGTCCGAACTCGAAGGATTGATTTAACTTCGTAACGATCGCGTGGCGATTGTATTGCAGTTTACGGTAATGGAGTCCGTCCAAAATAGCAGGGAATTGCAAACTTTTGCCCCTAGTCGCGATTCCTAGATGTTCGTTAGAGTCTGCTTAGTTAGATCGCACGACCTAGGAGTTTTTGCCCGATGTCTATTGCAAACCGCTTCATTGCTAGCACGACAGCGCTGGCCTTCTCTGCAGGCGCAGCGGCGATCGCGCTGACTCCACAACCGGCTAACGCGCACCCTTTCCGCAACCAAACTCGCTCAACCTACAACACGGGTTACGACTCGAATCCCTTCGGACAAGCGACATATCGCCAGCCGGCTTACACAAACGTTCCGAATACGAATGACACGCGCTACGATTCGGGTTACGTCACCTTCGGCTCTCGGGATAACACTGCGTTTACCAACTCCCGCGCGCGCAACGCGACGATTCCTGCTGGCGTTACGATCCCCGTCCGCTACGCCGAAGCCGAGAAGATCCTCGTCACGCCCGAAGAAACCCTGCCGCTGACGCTGAGCGTTGCCGCGAACATTCGCGATCGCCGCGGTTCGGTACTAATTCCTGCGGGCAGCAGCATCGTCGGGGAAATCGTACCGGCTGGTGGCGGATCGCAATTTGTCGCCCGCGAGCTGATCTTTGCCGACACCGGTCGCGCGCAGGCAATCTACGGCAGTTCCCAAATCGTCACGCGTACAGAAACCATTCGCGAGGGCGCGAAAACTGCTGAAATTTTAGGCGGGGCAGCGGCTGGAGCAGCTGCGGCAGCAATTATTGCCGGCGTGACCGGCAACAGCAATGCGGGTGTCTTTGAAGTATTGGGCGGTGCAGGCGGTGGTGCGCTAACCGGTTGGCTGATCGGTCGCGATCGCGCCGAGCTGATCTCGATCGACCCCAACCGCGACTTAGACGTGATCTTGCAGTCGCGCCTATCTTTGAGTCGCTAGGTCGAGTTGCGATCGCAAGACATCTCGATAAACTTGATGGGATGTCTCTGCCCCTTACCCTCCATGTCCGTTGCTTTGATTACAGGTGCTTCCTCTGGGATCGGTATGGCGTTTGCTCGCGCGCTCGCGCAACGCCAAACCGATCTCGTTTTATTAGCGCGGCGTAAAGAACGCTTGCAGTCCCTCGCAATGGAACTGCGCGATCGCTACTCGATCCGCGTCGAGTTCCTCGTTCAAGATCTAACAGCTCCCGATGCCGTCGATTGTGTCGAACGCGGGATCGCGACCCTGGACTTACCCATCGATCTACTCGTTAACAACGCGGGATTTGGCGACTACAGTCCATTCGAGCAGGGCGATCGCGCCAAGCTCTTGCAAATGATTCAACTCAACGTGATGGCGCTGACGGATCTAACCTACCGCTTTCTACCATCGATGCTGGCGCGGCATTCTGGAGGCATCATCAACGTCGGGTCCACCGCGAGCTACGTCCCGCTGCCGTATATGGCTGTTTATTCAGCAACTAAATCCTTCGTACTCAGCTTTAGCGAGGCACTTTGGGCGGAAACCCACGATCGCGGGGTCAAGGTTCTGGCATTGTGTCCGGGCCCAACAGCAACGGATTTTTTCAAAATAGCGGGTATGCCAACTGATGGCGATATGGTTAAACCTTTGAGTTTTGCCACCCCCGAACAGGTCGTTGAAGAAGCTCTGCGAGCTTACGATCGCGGTCGCGCGGCGATCGTCGCGGGCGGCATTGGCAACCAAATGCTCTGTGCCGCACCGCGCTTTGTGCCGAACGAATTTCTGCTCAAGGGCGTTGCCGGGTTGTTCCGACCCCCCGAGGTATCCGAACGAACCTAGCAAGCGGTTAGCGATCGAGATCGGGACGTACGCCGACAGTAAGGTCGGATCTTATTTGGAATAGCGCGATCGCGTTTCCACAGGCGATCGCACTGTTACTTTTTCTTTTTGGCGGTCTTGCGGGTCTTTGCTTTTTCCTTCTGTTTGGCCAGTTTCTCAGTTCGCTTAGCAGCATCGGCTTTGCGCTTTGCCTCTAGTCGGGCTTGCTCTTTTTCCTGTTCGACTTTTTCGAGATAGTAGTGGTAGTCGCCTTTGTAGACGACGAGTTCGCCGTCGCGGATCTCGACGATTTTGTTCGCCACCTTCGAGATAAAGTAGCGATCGTGGGAGACGATCAGCGCCGTACCTTCATACATCTGAAGTGCGTTTTCTAGTGTCTCTTTCGCTGGGATGTCTAAGTGGTTCGTCGGCTCGTCGAGAACGAGCAAATTAACTGGAGTCAGCAGCATTTTTGCAAGCGCCAACCGTGCTTTTTCACCGCCACTGAGGGCAGCAACGGGTTTGGCAACCGTATCGCCGCTAAACAAAAACTTGCCCAGCATCGCCCGAAGGTCCTCGTATTTCCAATCGGGAGCAGCGTCCTGCAGCGTTTGGAGAACGGTGAGATCGAGGTCGAGGGCCTCGGATTGGTTTTGTTCGAAATAACCGGGAATGACAGTGTGGGCTCCCAAGGCAACCGTGCCGTCCGTTGGCTGCTCGATGCCGACGATCAGACGTAAAAGTGTCGATTTGCCAGCACCATTCGGTCCGAGGAAGGCAATGCGATCGCCGCGCTCGACGAACAAGTTTGCCCCGAGGAACAACACCTTATCGCCGATCTCAT of Rubidibacter lacunae KORDI 51-2 contains these proteins:
- a CDS encoding SDR family NAD(P)-dependent oxidoreductase — its product is MSVALITGASSGIGMAFARALAQRQTDLVLLARRKERLQSLAMELRDRYSIRVEFLVQDLTAPDAVDCVERGIATLDLPIDLLVNNAGFGDYSPFEQGDRAKLLQMIQLNVMALTDLTYRFLPSMLARHSGGIINVGSTASYVPLPYMAVYSATKSFVLSFSEALWAETHDRGVKVLALCPGPTATDFFKIAGMPTDGDMVKPLSFATPEQVVEEALRAYDRGRAAIVAGGIGNQMLCAAPRFVPNEFLLKGVAGLFRPPEVSERT
- a CDS encoding heavy metal translocating P-type ATPase; the encoded protein is MSEVQITAAEVSGLAPTLTVATFEVRGMKCAGCVSAVERQIAQQPGVVSAAVNLVTASAVVQYDSHLGNPQQIADKLTATGFTTQPRRSDGSDERTDPAVRRAAERRQQARQLAIAAALIGLSAIGHLKHWGGPEIPVLSNIWAHWGLATLAFLGPGRAIVVDGARSLWHGLPNMNALVGLGTTSAYLASCVALVLPGLGWDCFFDEPVMLLGFILLGRTLESRARGRASAALEALLSLQPPAAQLVNQPDPSVPALPVPVGQVRAGDWVRILPGEKIPVDGDLASGQTTVDESMLTGEPMPIAKGPGDRLAAGTLNQSGAIVVRATQVGGDTTLAKIVAAVEDAQVRKAPVQQLADAVAGYFAYGVMAIAALTFGFWYLFGTRVWSDAIAAGPLADVASPLLLSLRLAIAVLVVACPCALGLATPTAILVGTSLGAQRGLLIKGGDVLERVRHLNSIAFDKTGTLTEGRPTVTDVVVDGMEIGDNAERDRVLQLAAIAESGTHHPLAAAIVAAATERNLKISGGAEFYTEAGAGVAATASDQRACVGTADWLQSRGIPIAPHLEARVRELAAAGKTIAYVAADGEAIGAIALEDRLRPDAKATIARLQAAGLKTLLLTGDTPAAARMIAAQAGIDPENTIAGLRPAEKAEHIRNWQADGTTVAMVGDGINDAPALAQAEIGIALKNGTDVAIETAAIVLMRDRLTDVVAAIELSRATLGKIRQNLFWALGYNAIAIPAAAGVFLPQFHIALGPAAAGGFMAFSSVMVVTNSLLLRRWRPNSKD